The Candidatus Binatus sp. DNA segment GCGAAATTGGCCGCAGAAGCGCAGATTTCGATACCTTGTGGCCAAACCGTAAGGGGAGAAGGACTCGGTGGCGGAGAGGGAGGGATTCGAACCCTCGGTACCGGTTACCCAGTACGCCAGATTAGCAATCTGGTGCCTTCGACCACTCGGCCACCTCTCCGCTTGAGAAATCAATAACTTACGCGTTTGTCGCCGGGATTCCAGCCCCGCGATATCCAATTATTGTCCTTGTTCGATTCGCATTTCCGACCAGGCCCATCGAGATGCTCTTTTCTTAAGAACCTTCAGTCTCGCTTCCGCCCAGGCTATTTCGCCTTGCGCACTAGCAGCCCGCGCGCCGTGACAGTCAGTGACCATGCAAGCATCCTCCACCTGATCGCAATGGACTTCTGAAGGTCCCAAGCTTGCGCCGTCTACTGTATAGGTGATGAGACTTATCGGAGACGCGTGGGTTTGCGGTAGTTTAGCCGAATCCGCGTGATCCACTGTTCAAAGAGAGACCAGATGGCGCAATTCAAGAAAATTCTCTGCCCGGTTGACTTCGACGAGAGCTCGCTTCTGGCGCTTCGACTCGCCGCCGAACTGGCGCAGGAGCGCAAAGCAAATCTCTATCTGCTTCATGTAGTGGCGATACCTCCCGGACCCGAGGTGGCGCTACCGTTCGGCAAGATGGAGGCCGCCGCGCGCACCAGGCTCGAGCGGCTGGCGCGCCAAAAAGTAAAGGGTAAAGCCCGCTACGAAATCGAAGTCATGATGGGCGATCCGGGCGTCGAGGTTCTGCAAGCAGCGAAACGATTGGGCGCCGATCTGATCGTGATGGCAACCCATGGCCGGAAGGGACTCCGTCGTCTCGTTCTCGGAAGCGTGGCCGAATATGTCGTCCGAGAAGCGCCGTGCCCGGTGCTCACGGTCAAACCGAAAGGGCCAGCGCCGAAATCAGCGCCGAGCCGCCCAGCGAAAAAGCAGCAGGCTTGAGGGGAGACTCCCGTCTAGAGCCCGGTCCCGTTGGCGAAGCGCCGGGTGAATTTTGCTAGCGGCAGAGAGAGCGAGGACGGAAAAGAGGCAGTAAAATAGAATAGCTATTAGCTAATCTTAATAGCTATAAACTTTTTCGATACGTCAAATAGCTAATCCATTAGCTATTTCGGGCGGCGCGATTTGCGCATCGCACGGCGCGCGCGGCGGCGATGCTTCCGCGCGAGCAGGAAATCGTCGTAGATGAGCTTGCGGATCGCAAAGCCGGGGGTGGGGAATCGCACCGACGAATCTGTGGGCGAGCGCCGGTAGCGGAAAACCTGCACGCCGTTCCACCATGTCGGCGAGTGATTGCGCCCAGTGCGCAGATCGAGGATCAGTTCGAAGCCGGGGATCGCGCGCGCGATCAGATTGTTCGCGCTGCGAGCCTCGCGCTTGTTGGTGTCGTCGATGATGACGAGCGCGTCGTCGGCGAGATGCGGCAGCGCGAGCGCGACGCCCTCGTACTGATCGCGAAACGAATGGCCGCCGTCGTAGAAGTACGCGCCGATGCGGGCTGGACGCCACGGCGCGGCGCGCATGAAATCGTGGAAGTCCATGTCGCAGAAGGTGACTTGGCCGGGCGCG contains these protein-coding regions:
- a CDS encoding universal stress protein codes for the protein MAQFKKILCPVDFDESSLLALRLAAELAQERKANLYLLHVVAIPPGPEVALPFGKMEAAARTRLERLARQKVKGKARYEIEVMMGDPGVEVLQAAKRLGADLIVMATHGRKGLRRLVLGSVAEYVVREAPCPVLTVKPKGPAPKSAPSRPAKKQQA
- a CDS encoding class I SAM-dependent methyltransferase, translating into MPEMKFDAFIARCRREWPEFSDPSRLARSLHPADRSLESLLSRIPGMATENKLKLLNCAVAALADDEVYVEVGCYQGASIVGAATGNPRARIFACDNFSQFDGAAEALRRTLDAHTAPGQVTFCDMDFHDFMRAAPWRPARIGAYFYDGGHSFRDQYEGVALALPHLADDALVIIDDTNKREARSANNLIARAIPGFELILDLRTGRNHSPTWWNGVQVFRYRRSPTDSSVRFPTPGFAIRKLIYDDFLLARKHRRRARRAMRKSRRPK